CGCCGATGAGGTTGTCAAAAAAGTCACTAGCTGGTTACAGGAGTAAATAATAATGGAATTGCATGAACTACAGGCGATCGCACTTGAAACCGTTAACTCTCGTAAACCGATTCGGGTTTTATATTGTAATGCCGCAGGTTGTCAATCTTCAGGGGCGGCGGAAGTAGCTAAGGCTTTGGAAGATGCGATCGTATCTCAGAGATTAAAGGAAAAAGTTGATTTATGTGCCGTGGGTTGTATGCGTTTTTGCGGTAGAGGTTGCTTAGTAGATGTCAATGGAAAACTCTACGAAAATGTGCGACCAGAAGATGCTTATCTTATGATTCTAGCCCTACAAAATTCTCAAGTAAACCCCACTGCCCCAGAAGGAGACTATAATCATCCTTTCTTTGCCTTACAAATGCCCGTTGTCTTAGAAAATAGTGGCAAAATTGACCCTGAGAAAATCGAAGATTACATCGCTGTTGGTGGTTATCAACAGTTATATCATGTTCTTCATGAAATGACCCCCGAAGAAGTCGTCAAAGAAATTACCATCAGTGGATTAAGAGGCAGAGGTGGAGGAGGTTATCCTACTGGCTTAAAATGGGCAACCGTGGCGAAAATGCCTAATGAGCAGAAATATGTAGTTTGTAATGCGGATGAAGGTGATCCCGGTGCATTTATGGATCGTAGTGTCTTAGAAAGTGATCCTCATCGTATTATTGAAGGAATGGCGATCGCCGCTTATGCGGTGGGAGCAAATGAAGGATATATTTATGTTCGGGCAGAATATCCTCTAGCCATAGCCCGATTACAAAAAGCCATTCAACAGGCAAAACGCAAAGACTTGCTAGGGACACAGATATTTGATAGTCTCTTTGACTTTAAAGTAGAAATTCGAGTTGGAGCAGGGGCATTCGTTTGTGGCGAAGAAACAGCCCTTATCGCCTCCATCGAAGGGAAAAGAGGAAATCCCACCCCTCGCCCCCCCTACCCTGCCCAGTCAGGTTTATGGGGAAGCCCAACCCTCATTAATAACGTGGAAACCTTCGCCAGTGTTGTACCAATTATTCGTCAGGGAGGGACATGGTATAGCAGTATTGGCACAGCTACCAGTAAAGGTACAAAAGTTTTTGCTTTGACGGGAAAAGTCCAGAATACAGGCTTAATTGAAGTACCCATGGGAACTACTATTCGGCAAATTGTCATGGAAATGGGGGGAGGAGTCACAGATAACGCCCAAGTTAAAGCAGTGCAAACGGGAGGACCTTCTGGGGGATGTATTCCTTTTGAGCTTTTTGATACCCCTGTGGACTATGAATCACTGAGGGAATTAGGCACAATGATGGGTTCTGGGGGAATGATTGTTATCGATGAAGATACTAATATGGTGGGATTAGCCCGATTTTATATGGAATTTTGTCGGGGGGAAACCTGCGGTAAATGTATTCCTTGTCGTACGGGTACTGTGCAACTATATCAAATGTTGACAAAAATCCTCAACGGCGAAGCCACAGAAAAAGACTTACAAGCATTAAGACATCTATCAGAAATGGTGAAAGCTACTAGCCTTTGTGGTTTAGGACAAACCGCCCCGAATCCTGTCTTAAGCACCCTGAAATATTTTGAAAATGAATATCAGGAGTTGTTGAAAGTTTAAGCAATAAGTAGAGTAAATAAGTAATAAATAAGCAATTATACGCTGTTTCCTTTTCACAACCCATAGTTCACATTCATCATCTTTGCTTTATGACAACAACATTTTCTCCAAAAATTGTCACAGATACATGGATAGAAGCCTCTTGGGGTGACTTTATAGAAGCAACGGCAAACCCAGACTATCAGAAAGGGAAATGTTACTACTATAAAGGCAGGTTAAGAATTGAAATGTCACCAGTGGTAAATGATCACGCCAGTGATCACTCTATAATCAACAGTGCCATTAATCTTTATGCAGGTTTAGCGGGGATTAATTTGAACGGCTATGATAACTAGTGAATAATGAATAGTGAATAGTTGATAATTAAGAATTAAGAATTAAAAATTAAAAATTAAGAATTAAAAACTCTGAACACTCACTACTTTCTTCTAAAACCTAAAACCTGAAACCTGAAACCTGAAACCTGACACCTCTTTCATAACTCCGAACTCATTACTTGTTTCCCTCTCTCATCCCCTAAACACCCTGACACCTCTTCCCGAACCCAAATCATTCTTCATTCTTCATTCTTATCCTATGGCTGTAGTAACTTTAAAAATTGATGATATTGATGTTGCGATCGCATCTGGCAGTAGTATCCTAACGGCATCTAAGGAAGCAGGGGTCAAAATTCCGACACTCTGTCATTTAGAAGGAGTTTCCGATGTGGGGGCTTGTCGTTTATGCCTTGTACAAATTAAGGGTAGTGATAAACTTGTACCGAGTTGCATTACCGAAGTAAGGGAAGGGATGGAAGTATTTACTCAAACAGACATCCTCAAAGAATATCGTAAAATGACTGTGGAATTACTTTTTGCTGAAGGTAATCACATTTGTGCTACTTGTGTGGCAAATAATAATTGTCAGTTGCAGGATACTGCGGTAGAAGTAGGTATGGATCACAGTCGCTTTAACTACCGTTTCCCTGATCGAGATGTGGACTTGTCCCATCCCATGTTTGGTATTGATCATAATCGTTGTATTCTTTGTACCCGTTGTGTGAGAGTGTGTAGCGAAATCGAAGGCGCTCACGTTTGGAATGTGGGATTTCGGGGGGCGGCGGCAAAGATTATTAGTGGACTAAATCAGCCTTGGGGGGATGTCTCTGCTTGTACTTCCTGCGGTAAGTGTGTAGAAGCCTGTCCCACGGGTACTATTTTTCATAAGGGTGTAACCACGGCAGAAATGCACAAACACCCTGATAATATTGACTTTTTACATACAGCAAGGGAGAAACACCAATGGACAAGATAAAATTTGCCACGGTTTGGTTAGCAGGTTGTTCTGGTTGTCATATGTCTTTTCTCGACTTGGATGAGTTTTTATTTGATATAGCCGAAGCGGTGGATATGGTTTATAGCCCCGTTGCTAGTGATATTAAAGATTATCCTGATAATGTAGATGTCTGTCTCGTGGAAGGTGCGATCGCCAACGAGGAAAACTTAAAATTACTGCTTGAAGTACGCAGAAAAACTAAATTTTTAATCTCCTTCGGTGATTGTGCTGTGACAGCCAATGTACCTGCTATGAGGAATATGTTAAATGGCTCTGATCCTGTGTTAAAACGGTGTTATCTGGAGTTAAGCGATCACGGTGGTCAAATTCCTAAAGACCCCGAAATCGTGCCTCCATTATTGGAAAAAGTACAACCCATTCACCATGTGGTAGAGGTGGATTTATTCCTCCCCGGATGCCCTCCCTCTGCCCAAAGAATCAAAAATGCGATCGCACCTCTATTGAAAGGAGAAAAACCTATCATGGAAGGGCGAGACATGATCAAATTTGGTTAAAAAATTCCCCCCTTATTAAGGGGGAGGTAAGAGGGATCTGATATTGTTATTCAGGAAAAAAAGATGCTTTTAGCCTTAGAAAAAATTAACGTTTTAGAAGGTCAAACTTTGGTTATAAATGATGTTGATTGGAAGCAATTTGAACAAATATTAGAAGAATTAGGAGAGAAAAGAAATAGTAGAATTGCCTATCATCATAACATCCTAAAAATTATGACTCCATCCCTAGAATATGAACGGGATAAGGTTTTAATAAGCACTTTATTAGAGATTATTTTAGAGGAATTAGACATTGATTTTTGTTTAGGTTCAACAACCTTTAAAAGCGAAATATTGCAAAAAGGACTAGAACCTGATAACTGTTTTTACATTCAAAATGAAGCCAAAATTCGAGGTAAAAAAAGAATAGATTTAACCATAGATCCTCCTCCCGATTTAGCCTTAGAAGTGGATCTAACATCTCGTACTTATCCTCATATTTATTCGGCTTTAGGTGTTCCTGAATTGTGGCGTTTTGAAAAAGGTAATTTACAGATAAATGTTCTGAAAAATGGTCAATATATAGAGGTAGAATCTAGTCCTATTTGTCCTAATATTCCTTTAAAAAACTTAATTCCAGAATTTTTAAATCAGTGTAAAACTCAAGGAAGAAATAAAACCGTTAGAGCTTTTCGGACTTTAATTAAAGATTATACCATACACAATGGAAAAACCATTATATAATCGTTCGTAGTAAGCCTTTTAAGGCTTATTTATTAATCGTTAAAGCTGTGACGGGTTGAATAATATTCAACCCCTACAAACTTTTTGAGACAATTTAATTTATGGATGTTAATTATTATCTTCAAGAAATAGAAAATATTTTACAAAAAGGTAGTGAAAGAAGTCATTATCCTACCCTCAAAACTTTTATTGATACCGCTATGTTAGGGGTTAGTGCGGTTATTGAAGAAAAGGGTAATCAAGCTGGTATTCCTGATTTTACGGTTAGAAAAAACCACCGTGTTATTGGTTATATTGAAGCAAAAAAAATCAGTGAAAATTTAGATTTAATTCTCGAAACCGAGCAACTTCAGCGTTATTTAGATAGTGCGATCGCACTTAACTTTGTTTTGACTAATTTTTTAGAGTTTCGTTGGTATAAAAATGGTAAATTACAGCAAAAAATTATTATTGGTGAGGTAAAAAATAATCAAATTATAGCCACAAAAGAAGCGGATAAATTCATTGATTTAATCCATAATTTTCTTAGTAATGAAGGGAAAATAATTAACAACTATACCGAGTTAGCGATGGAAATGGCAACGGTAACAAAAGCCCTTTGTTATAGCATCGAATCTGCTTTAAAACAAGAGAATGAAACGGGAGAATTAAGACAATT
This is a stretch of genomic DNA from Cyanobacterium aponinum PCC 10605. It encodes these proteins:
- a CDS encoding NuoF family protein, producing MELHELQAIALETVNSRKPIRVLYCNAAGCQSSGAAEVAKALEDAIVSQRLKEKVDLCAVGCMRFCGRGCLVDVNGKLYENVRPEDAYLMILALQNSQVNPTAPEGDYNHPFFALQMPVVLENSGKIDPEKIEDYIAVGGYQQLYHVLHEMTPEEVVKEITISGLRGRGGGGYPTGLKWATVAKMPNEQKYVVCNADEGDPGAFMDRSVLESDPHRIIEGMAIAAYAVGANEGYIYVRAEYPLAIARLQKAIQQAKRKDLLGTQIFDSLFDFKVEIRVGAGAFVCGEETALIASIEGKRGNPTPRPPYPAQSGLWGSPTLINNVETFASVVPIIRQGGTWYSSIGTATSKGTKVFALTGKVQNTGLIEVPMGTTIRQIVMEMGGGVTDNAQVKAVQTGGPSGGCIPFELFDTPVDYESLRELGTMMGSGGMIVIDEDTNMVGLARFYMEFCRGETCGKCIPCRTGTVQLYQMLTKILNGEATEKDLQALRHLSEMVKATSLCGLGQTAPNPVLSTLKYFENEYQELLKV
- the hoxU gene encoding bidirectional hydrogenase complex protein HoxU → MAVVTLKIDDIDVAIASGSSILTASKEAGVKIPTLCHLEGVSDVGACRLCLVQIKGSDKLVPSCITEVREGMEVFTQTDILKEYRKMTVELLFAEGNHICATCVANNNCQLQDTAVEVGMDHSRFNYRFPDRDVDLSHPMFGIDHNRCILCTRCVRVCSEIEGAHVWNVGFRGAAAKIISGLNQPWGDVSACTSCGKCVEACPTGTIFHKGVTTAEMHKHPDNIDFLHTAREKHQWTR
- a CDS encoding NAD(P)-dependent nickel-iron dehydrogenase subunit HoxY — translated: MDKIKFATVWLAGCSGCHMSFLDLDEFLFDIAEAVDMVYSPVASDIKDYPDNVDVCLVEGAIANEENLKLLLEVRRKTKFLISFGDCAVTANVPAMRNMLNGSDPVLKRCYLELSDHGGQIPKDPEIVPPLLEKVQPIHHVVEVDLFLPGCPPSAQRIKNAIAPLLKGEKPIMEGRDMIKFG
- a CDS encoding Uma2 family endonuclease; translated protein: MLLALEKINVLEGQTLVINDVDWKQFEQILEELGEKRNSRIAYHHNILKIMTPSLEYERDKVLISTLLEIILEELDIDFCLGSTTFKSEILQKGLEPDNCFYIQNEAKIRGKKRIDLTIDPPPDLALEVDLTSRTYPHIYSALGVPELWRFEKGNLQINVLKNGQYIEVESSPICPNIPLKNLIPEFLNQCKTQGRNKTVRAFRTLIKDYTIHNGKTII